The sequence tattgtactgcgcgaactatttactatcggtacaccccttgtgttacgcaAAAgtctttttactagttggtttcccctcgtttgtcaacaccgatcagctgattgcagggatgcctgatttcatcaaaatttttgaaaatgaatcgtcacaataagttTTTGGATCACGTTTATATTTAACTTttccgcgatgttggaaggtaaccatttatttgactcaacgttgttcatctagactattttttattgtgttggtagttttcacccgaaatgaagtggcggcagaccagaagcaagtaaatattgtaacaaaacgggttcgattttgtattgcgttggaggatgagaagtaggcataattctgtatatagttttggcaatatgtattaaatttgtatcctgcatgaaattcgcatggacgtatacaaatcaatacattacaggtaattctgcatgcatgacaactctgttggtaaatgaaaaaataaacacagtatagatgacagacaggatgtttttgatagggtaacgtggcgccatcatgacacatgtgagtactgtcccaaataaaggaatattcgaaatgaccgttaaaatgattgaagaatctaatttgagtgtcctgtctgttagtctgtgctttagCCTTCCATgaatgtatatatgtccgcataatgtgcatttAGTcaaaagttataagcttaaaagaaaagggtgccggtaaccgaacactctcctctactcaatatcgttcatactgtaatttgatattgtttcaaacataaacaatcattgtcatagtaagagcaaattcagcagctagaaattctatatggaagatctataatggaacagaaactggaacaaacgtatccccagcaagccgttctagttttatttatttatagttatttgagacacgagtaaaacactactGGAGCTGCCAGTttatcttgttataaaattcagatttaaattttgtaaatgaaataaattatgcatctataactataacactactgaatatgccgttacgacgcatctagcgaCCAAATGACAGTGAATCGACCTCAACGAGGGGTCCtatttaaatggtacataagaaATCAGACTActttatcttgagtttatctttggttctaTTTCGGGTAGAGTAACACGCCGGAAAATGGAGCTTGTTTGAaagaacaaaacagttagtaaaattttaaatttgatttttgttaatatctatctagaatatgattgttccaAACCAATTTCCCCCTCCAACAtcaacaatgatctctgtttgatgTGAATCAACATTTTGGTCTAACTCAACGAAAAAATTTCTgttccagctgattttattgttgacaTAAACTACCAATTTTTTGCTtatcaacaaaagttgagttgattttattggaaaaatctttgttgattcaattctaatttatctttatgttaataaaaaatttaattcatttcATCTATGATCTAATTTGTATAATGATACAACAccgtttattgttgaaattaaCCGTGTCAGTTACATTTCTTACAAATCAGAGAAACTTTGCAACTGTGAATAAACAAAATAGTTTGTACGTGTTTCAAaaagtgaaatttcatctgctCATTTCTTTTTCGTGGAGCATTTCAACGATCTAAGCGTAAGTATTGATAATCAATAATATTAGGTACCTTATAATATTACATAACACgttttctttacaaaaaatggTACAGGATATCTCTATTTTAACCTATCTGCGATGGCATCGCGCCATGATTATGGTTTGGAAATAATTGTAATTTCATTAATGTAAGTAATTAGAAttgctaaaataaaataaatcgacaacaaatctcgatgaacattagaaaaggtcccaagtgcaaatgacagtttctctttcaattattacggtaaACTATAGTAATTTCTAAGCAATTCTAAAGTTACTATCAAAAGTTGATAGTTTTGCTAtcatcctatgtgaagtgttagatggaagGTTTGCTGATTgagccgtaataatcaaaagagaaagtaaaaaaaagagaaactctcatttgcacttaggacattTTCTCGTGTTCGTCTTcaaatgtatcaaaaataaccctccaaattgttttgaaagaaatcactTTACTCTTAACAACAAAATAGGGTTTTTAAGAAACTGAAAACGTAAGTAGAAAGAATAATCTAAATATCTAAATATTTGTTGttattaacaaaatatttattgaaataaacaaaTTCACTGAGACAAATCAAAcatctagttttgtagttttaagcaacaatatttgctatattaaaccaaattttctgttgtcactatttcaataaaataaatcgttgcgaaaaacaaaaatttagttacttttacaatatttttctctgcgtgaacAATACATCTTCTTTTTATATGCAGAAAACACCCAATTTTAACACTATTTGCTAAAATAAAACATCAATAAACCGTTCCAACAAACTGAACGAGTATTTTTTTCAGTACGCcgttcaacaaacgctcaacgCTGAACAAAATCTTACTGCTCTCTCAGTAGGTACCGAGCAACTCCCGAAtgctaatggcgtttttcattgattccactagctcggtgccagtgttttgccctgacagccgatcaatgaaacgcccgcatacgcatggctgccagatggctgactaaacgctgccagctggaaaaatatggctggcagacattctggtgaccgactgcctcaccgctgctagatatacaactcaagcgatacaaccgtatccaccaggatttttccacattgaaatctgtgacattttcagtgaaggtgaaaacgctcggctaatttagatacaggcgagtttgttttttcaaattggatttgacaaccgtcactgaatcaattttggtagccgtctggtggccatggctgcccaggtagctaaaacgctatgcgggcggttttgtaaagtttggtgtgcacgcatgctgctcggaaaagaaaacgggtgcaaaatagttgccagCTGATTGCctcgaaagtgcatttttttcgtgcggtgcaatcaatagcggcccttacacgagaatttttttgtcatttttaaataactaagtaatcatatttcaaatttgcatagaaaactcgtcattactgcaccatacactttcattaaaatgatattattttttagtaatgacacttttgatgatcgtgtaaggtccgctaaTGAAACAcctgcacctgttttgattgcccgactgcacgaaaagtgcacgaatcgagcaaaacacgccctctcagcaggccgttcaattttgttaatgtttgagcgattgttgaacgacatattgcacgaaatattcgttcaatttgctggaacggtttgttgttgttttttctcttgcaaaaatagtgtgaaaattaagtgttacctttacatagaatgaaaatttgttgttattctatgtgaagtagaagtattgtgcaggtttgtattgttagtttaaacaaataagtggaaaaaacttcagaaattctgcagtaaaactagtccaatggggctccaactcctcatgttaaaaatggctcaacaatggacctctgtctgccgggtttgtttgaacgaaaaaaattcggttcaacggtctgtttcaaaatcggcaaacgaaggtcccgtgttggcctcccgttgaacgattgattggactctcattggaccaatgttccaacgtattggaccaatgaaggacgttgaacgtttttttctaagagggaaaTGGGGTCGTGAGCGTCGACAGAGTGTCACCCCGACCGAACATTAATGTGTGGGAGATACGTTAAATGACAGTACTAGTTATTACGGTCGCAGAGCTGATAATGATAACAGCACATCAAAATCTGATTTGATAATTCAAAAACAGAGCattaagaagaagaagaagaaaacgtttTTATAACGAATTACCGGTTAAcgatttttttgtgaataagCATTGTAATCGAATTCGTTAAATTGTTATCAGTTTGTAGAAGGGAGTTTTATCGAGATTTAACCCGAGCCTATTTTACTCTTTTATATATGTGTAAATCAAATCTAGTACTTACAAACAAGCgcgagtttttgaaaaaaaattcatcgaaTATCGTTCAACAATGGAAAGGTAAGATAATATATGTTTAAATGCAACAACAACTCGTGTCCTAAAAACAAACAGTAACTGTTTTGCTTCATCATTCAAATATTTGGCCCGCGCCAAAAGTGGGGTACATGCGCAATGCATATTAACTTCTAGCAGGTATCGATTTTCGAATCTGCTTGTCAAAAACCACTTCAGTGGCAGATCTTTGTGTCCCTATTTTTACATCATTCATTCCCTGCAGAGTAGACGGGTTTCCCTGAATTTTTCATGTGTTACATTAAGCGAAATGGATATACGTAATCAACAGTCGTTTCCCAACTTGATCGTTCACTGTTTATCGTCTAAAACCGGTAACTTAACATTCTTCGTGTAAATATTAACAGCACAAACGCATCCAACAACAGTATTCGATTCAAAACACCAACAAAATCGACTGTCAGCTGGAAGCAATGTCCGCTCACATCTAGCTCAAAGAAGGATCCATCGATTTTGAACAATCGTCCGGAATCACCTAGAAGCAGAGAGAACCAAAATTTGTTCAGCAGAAGTGGCCATTGTGTACGAGCGGTTTGTACCACGAGTAAAAAACGAGTTCCTTTTCGACGTCGTCGACCAGTGGATTGTGAAACGCCTCCGACATACGGACTGACCTGTGGTGGTGGACTTAAACCGAGTAGTGTGTTTACACCGCTGAATAAACTCAGGTAAGCTAACGTCGGTGACCTGTAAGAATAGTATATTTTGATTTCACTTTGACTGATTGTTTTCAGAACTCTGCAACTAACAAACTCCGGCACTGACTCCGATTGGCGCAGCTTTTTCCGAAACTCGTTCGAAGTGAACCAAAGCTTTCCTCGTCTATCGAACACTCGGCAGCGGCACAAAAATGCTCACTTTTTACTGAACACCCCAATTCGAACTCATCGATTATCTCCGGCAGTCACCATCGAAGAAAAACACCAGCGTTCACTAGAACCAACGTCGATGGATCGTGTTCGAGTGGACGGTGCCAACGGACTACGCTTTACAGCGTTCCGTCCGAAGGGATGCGTATCACAGGGTGTCAGCTCTCCGTACAACCACTCCTATGTAGCCTCTACATCGGAATCGATTGGTCGTCTGCCGAAAAGCGGTATCAACCCGAACAAGGCAGTTTTTACGATCGATGCCAAAACGTCCCAGATTTTGATTGTTAACAGAAATGCCTGCGATTTGCTTGGTTACAACTCGAAGGAACTATGCGAAATGCAATTTGCAAATTTACTGCCTAACAAGAACAAAATGCACGTTTCTGCTCTAGCGGAAGGACAATTGAACAGCGAGGACGGAACTGTTATCATCCTCAGTGGGAAAGTTGTGGAACTATGCACGAAATCGGGAGATCATGTGGCAGTTTCGCTTTGGGTACGTCAAATCGATAATGAAACTCGCTGCCTGGCAGTAGCCGAACCGGTGGAAAGACGAATCGCTCAGCTTTTGGTTGATAAAAGCGGGTACGTGATTTCCGGTGATTACGAAGCTCTTCTACTGTTTCAGCTGGACTCGCTGGAGAAGTTTAGCGGTATGGATGTTAGTCTGTTGATTCCGGCGATTCAGTTACCGGATGCCGACAACAGCATGATTGCCAAGCATATTCGGAAGCAGAAGGCCACCGGTAAAACAGCGGAAGGTGTTGCCTTTCCGCTCTGTCTAATGATCTCCCATCACGACTCGGGCACGGATACCACCGATAGCGGGCTATCGAATCCTAACCATTTGTTCGTGATCACCATCTGGGTGTTCACCAATCTGTCCGGGTTGATCGTGATAGACGAAAATTCTACCATCGAATCGTGCAACCATCATTTTTCGATGCTGATGTTCGGTTATCCACAGAACAAAATTATAGGGGAACATATCACTAAAATTTTGCCGAACTTCGGACAGGAGTGCGACTATTTGGGATTCATGAATCGCAGCCGGAATGCGACactttcctcgttagataatgATGAATCGGAAACGGAAACGGATCATGTGGATTTCGAGAACAAAGATGAGTTTATTAATAATGCTATCAACAGTATGAAATGTGCTTCGCAGGACGCTGGTAGTCCTGTGATGGAATCACGGAAGGTAAGTTgagatgttgttgttgttgttggtggtgTTAGAGTGTCTCACGAACTGGATTGTCCTGTTTCTAGGTATGCTTGGATTTTACAACGACCTCCACTAGTAGCTGCAACAATGCGGATGCCAATTCGGTTTCACTTTCTAGCGAGAATGATCCAAGAGACAATCCGAAACCAAAACGTGCAAACGAAACAAACGAATCCAGTGGCTTACTTAGTGCGATCGTGGTCAGTTCCGTCCCGGAAAATCTGCTCTATCTGGAGAGTGACAACGAAAATGATCGAAATTATGCAAACTCAATGAGTTGCAATTCCTTGAAAACGGCTGTCCAGTCCACAACAGCTGGAGTTCCGACGGTGCCCAGCATAAAAGAAAACCTGATGAAGGCACCGGGCCTGGAGGATTGTTCCAGTTGTGTAGATTGTGAGCTTCTCACTCCCGTCAACGACACCTGCAAAAGTTTGAATCTGCTGAGCAGTAGCGATAAGAACATTTCGCGCAAAAGTAGCGGTTCGAAAGAGAATCTCTACACGACAGATGACATCAACGCGGGTTTGCTCAAATCTTCGACCGGGCGAGATTACATGGCATCGCTGAGCGCTCCGGCCACCACACCAAGGTACGTGAAACCGTACGAGCTTTCGAAGAGTATGGTCACCTCGACACCCGACCAGCACAAACGGCATTCGGTGGCGGGTGTTATCTCAACCGGAGGAGGCCAACGAAAATCGATCTATTCCGATGGGAAATATCGTGGGGAAGCAATCCACTACGACAGCAACGTTATAGACATACTGTACACTATCTCTAATCACTTGCTTCCATGCGGCAGAAAGGTCTACTGTATTTGGATCAGTCGAGACCCGGATTCGTCGTACAACAATCTGGAAGATGAGGATAAACATCAGAATCTAACGTTGACCTTCAACAGCATCACTAGTACGATTGATAATTCGCTCGGGCAGGCAATCAAAAATACGGCGACTGCACAGCACACGGATCGGCCTAATTCTGCCTCCCGGATGTCGCAGTGTGATGAGGACCTAACGCACGGTGATTTTAGCAAATATTACACGTTGGTGAAGCACATCGGGAAAGGAGCTTACGGTTACGTGAAGTTGAgctaccggaattcggatcggtAAGTGAAGTCTAAAGTTTTCTACCCACATGAAACCTTTTCGTTTTTTATGTAgagcacatctttgttttctatatgggAGTGAAAATTCCTCCATTTCATAAGATCCTTACTGTAAATCAtccttaaatcttggtaaaacttcttgaaagtttgctaaatctagcttatcttatgtaaaaaagtccggAGAATCGAATAGaaaaacctacactggccgcaaaaaacgttttgatgactattttaccccatttcttccaTTTTACGGTATtttggtaaaacttattggaagtttactaaatctagcttattttatgtaaaaaaaaatctgtagagtcgaatgccagaacttatactggccgcacgaaacgttttggtggttattttaccccaattcctccaataattgaaattttcatctaaatcacccttaagtcttaagcgaaccacgttgaaagcatacgaaaattatcttatattatgtaaaaaagtctggagaatcgaatggaagaacatacactggccgcacgaaacgttctggagACTATTTTAGCCCAATTCctctatttcatgatatcttaatgtaaatcgtccttaaatctcggtaaaacttattggaagtgtGTAAAAAACCTGTAGAGACGAATTGGAGaatctacactggccgcacgaaacgttttgatgccTATTTtttcgagatttaaggacgatttacaataagatatcatgaaatggagaaatggggtaaaatagtcaccggAACGttttgcggccagtgtaggttctaccATTCGGTTCTACAGAATTTTTTctgtaagataagctagatttagtaaactcacaataagttttaccatgatttaagaccgatATACAATAAAAcaccataaaatggaggaaattGGGTAAAATAGGCATCAAAATTGTTGGTGCGTAAATTACAATGTAACTGGCAACACTTATTCGCAGAATGACAACCACACAGTATGGTAACATTTGATAGTAAAACTAACTTGTATTTCCTCTAAAATAATACATACACATGTATAACCTCCGATACAATAAATTTCATTACTCTTTATACTGTTAACCTGAAAACACGTTTCCTTTCATTTATCTCAGtcaaaaacgtttcgtgcggccagtgtaggttcttccattcgattctacagacttcttgttttacataagataagctagatttagtaaacttccaataagttttaccgagatttagggacgatttacaataagatatcatgaaatggaggaaatggtGTAAAATAGCCAGAAAATAGTTGGTCAACGcaagcggccttattatttttcaaccggcttaccacctcatCGAcgtcttggaggtctgggaccggcagtctatcgtcctccgcacgcgttcccaagttcgttaccgcgtcgccattttcgtattccgccacaacgccattgaggtgctcgtcgaaatactgcagccacctctcgatcacctcacaatcgttcgtgagaagatccctgTTGGTGTCCTTGCCAgtgcattcaattcaattgaaactgaatgtggaacacattgacgatctctgtAATGCAGTAAACTCCACTCTCTGGcatacacaatgtttgctgacggcccgaacgggcagcattcagttcatcactcgtttctcttcaatcgaggctcagtttaaccaccgtcagttgatctctgaagtaacaaaatatttctttccacactattgaaagaaataaagaaagagcttccttcaaatgaggttcatgtaaacattcgaattggttcaagataatagatgaaagacaaaccagatagctaaaatatcaatcacagaatacacataaattaattgtttcctccttcagttttcatttttaatactttactccatttataattctattcgttcgaacttgcttactaccaagagcttCGCGAtatcggtcttcctgttggcgcttttttctacaggataccgagtttagtctgttccgcgcctgtctgtatcgctcctcgtttgctctcgtccggtgttgcagcttgctcgcccaagctgtaATCTTCTCGGCcaataactgttcacattcgtcgtcgaaccagtcgttccttacgttcggagccgccgtacctagcattgctgatgcagtgctacctatggcagaacggatgtctctccagccatcttcaagagtaactGCTCcatgctgctcttccgttggtagtgccactgcgtaatcttgggctactccagcatcccggagccgcgcgatgttaaaccgcgacgttctgtttcgacgtttggtagccaccgtcgaaagttttgagcgcatgcatacagcaaccaagtagtggtccgaatctatattcgcactgcggtaggtgcgaacattgttgatgtccgagaaaaattttccgtcgatcaaaacgtggtagatttggttttcggtctgttggtcaggtgatctccaggtagctttgtggatatccttgcgctgaaagaaggtgcttctgactaccattcctcgggaggccgcaaacttgacacaccgttgg comes from Malaya genurostris strain Urasoe2022 chromosome 3, Malgen_1.1, whole genome shotgun sequence and encodes:
- the LOC131434534 gene encoding uncharacterized protein LOC131434534 isoform X2, with protein sequence MESTNASNNSIRFKTPTKSTVSWKQCPLTSSSKKDPSILNNRPESPRSRENQNLFSRSGHCVRAVCTTSKKRVPFRRRRPVDCETPPTYGLTCGGGLKPSSVFTPLNKLRTLQLTNSGTDSDWRSFFRNSFEVNQSFPRLSNTRQRHKNAHFLLNTPIRTHRLSPAVTIEEKHQRSLEPTSMDRVRVDGANGLRFTAFRPKGCVSQGVSSPYNHSYVASTSESIGRLPKSGINPNKAVFTIDAKTSQILIVNRNACDLLGYNSKELCEMQFANLLPNKNKMHVSALAEGQLNSEDGTVIILSGKVVELCTKSGDHVAVSLWVRQIDNETRCLAVAEPVERRIAQLLVDKSGYVISGDYEALLLFQLDSLEKFSGMDVSLLIPAIQLPDADNSMIAKHIRKQKATGKTAEGVAFPLCLMISHHDSGTDTTDSGLSNPNHLFVITIWVFTNLSGLIVIDENSTIESCNHHFSMLMFGYPQNKIIGEHITKILPNFGQECDYLGFMNRSRNATLSSLDNDESETETDHVDFENKDEFINNAINSMKCASQDAGSPVMESRKVCLDFTTTSTSSCNNADANSVSLSSENDPRDNPKPKRANETNESSGLLSAIVVSSVPENLLYLESDNENDRNYANSMSCNSLKTAVQSTTAGVPTVPSIKENLMKAPGLEDCSSCVDCELLTPVNDTCKSLNLLSSSDKNISRKSSGSKENLYTTDDINAGLLKSSTGRDYMASLSAPATTPRYVKPYELSKSMVTSTPDQHKRHSVAGVISTGGGQRKSIYSDGKYRGEAIHYDSNVIDILYTISNHLLPCGRKVYCIWISRDPDSSYNNLEDEDKHQNLTLTFNSITSTIDNSLGQAIKNTATAQHTDRPNSASRMSQCDEDLTHGDFSKYYTLVKHIGKGAYGYVKLSYRNSDRLLVISKFILKDKLVPQFMITTEEKREIPMEVYLLMHVKHPNIVNMFDWFENDKFFQVVMEIHGSGMDLFEFIDRRPIITEKLACFIFRQIANAVAFLHSLNILHRDIKDENVIIDHNFHIKLIDFGSATFVQEGQLFSTFYGTTEYCSPEVLAGNRYSGPELEMWALGVTLYVLMFFENPFVDVEEILQSELIIPHEISDELEYVLLSLLDKNPKTRITIKDLQETEWITQEINPTQFNFAKIVPCEPYETNPEKYYVDPNICSSQTGLSTSPHSLSLVDDVDGEDDDEHAHMDDSFIDPDEMLDDDICPLSHDDEMPPERSSDNSCRDILSTGLTSLSLKEADGTCVSLVDNQSSTHPAGAPFPSNNTRSGTSLLTTNATNSRNVSSCTASAKSTDPLNSSTAVHSAPTSSVSISSSRVKVLEYGNSSSQIAHSLPLRPSYHNLSTTVVSRHSFCDVDCLAAPPVNCTYSVLDSSSSGNTISSFNLEEDYPYNNSSSSTLNTSTTFSSHSPAATTTNTFPVTENEIGIPLLSTSSPLPQKIIFRDESPNLLLDTFSYAASSSSTSPCSSLTSSKSENNIFDGTFATLSSIYDVVSLHDVHDASGSGLPFPGYAMNDLSRPQILNNLSSAELHLKPEKK
- the LOC131434534 gene encoding uncharacterized protein LOC131434534 isoform X1 — its product is MESTNASNNSIRFKTPTKSTVSWKQCPLTSSSKKDPSILNNRPESPRSRENQNLFSRSGHCVRAVCTTSKKRVPFRRRRPVDCETPPTYGLTCGGGLKPSSVFTPLNKLRTLQLTNSGTDSDWRSFFRNSFEVNQSFPRLSNTRQRHKNAHFLLNTPIRTHRLSPAVTIEEKHQRSLEPTSMDRVRVDGANGLRFTAFRPKGCVSQGVSSPYNHSYVASTSESIGRLPKSGINPNKAVFTIDAKTSQILIVNRNACDLLGYNSKELCEMQFANLLPNKNKMHVSALAEGQLNSEDGTVIILSGKVVELCTKSGDHVAVSLWVRQIDNETRCLAVAEPVERRIAQLLVDKSGYVISGDYEALLLFQLDSLEKFSGMDVSLLIPAIQLPDADNSMIAKHIRKQKATGKTAEGVAFPLCLMISHHDSGTDTTDSGLSNPNHLFVITIWVFTNLSGLIVIDENSTIESCNHHFSMLMFGYPQNKIIGEHITKILPNFGQECDYLGFMNRSRNATLSSLDNDESETETDHVDFENKDEFINNAINSMKCASQDAGSPVMESRKVCLDFTTTSTSSCNNADANSVSLSSENDPRDNPKPKRANETNESSGLLSAIVVSSVPENLLYLESDNENDRNYANSMSCNSLKTAVQSTTAGVPTVPSIKENLMKAPGLEDCSSCVDCELLTPVNDTCKSLNLLSSSDKNISRKSSGSKENLYTTDDINAGLLKSSTGRDYMASLSAPATTPRYVKPYELSKSMVTSTPDQHKRHSVAGVISTGGGQRKSIYSDGKYRGEAIHYDSNVIDILYTISNHLLPCGRKVYCIWISRDPDSSYNNLEDEDKHQNLTLTFNSITSTIDNSLGQAIKNTATAQHTDRPNSASRMSQCDEDLTHGDFSKYYTLVKHIGKGAYGYVKLSYRNSDRLLVISKFILKDKLVPQFMITTEEKREIPMEVYLLMHVKHPNIVNMFDWFENDKFFQVVMEIHGSGMDLFEFIDRRPIITEKLACFIFRQIANAVAFLHSLNILHRDIKDENVIIDHNFHIKLIDFGSATFVQEGQLFSTFYGTTEYCSPEVLAGNRYSGPELEMWALGVTLYVLMFFENPFVDVEEILQSELIIPHEISDELEYVLLSLLDKNPKTRITIKDLQETEWITQEINPTQFNFAKIVPCEPYETNPEKYYVDPNICSSQTGLSTSPHSLSLVDDVDGEDDDEHAHMDDSFIDPDEMLDDDICPLSHDDEMPPERSSDNSCRDILSTGLTSLSLKEADGTCVSLVDNQSSTHPAGNKHPDFLQYRGSVGNSLFVSSSPSSTCAGAPFPSNNTRSGTSLLTTNATNSRNVSSCTASAKSTDPLNSSTAVHSAPTSSVSISSSRVKVLEYGNSSSQIAHSLPLRPSYHNLSTTVVSRHSFCDVDCLAAPPVNCTYSVLDSSSSGNTISSFNLEEDYPYNNSSSSTLNTSTTFSSHSPAATTTNTFPVTENEIGIPLLSTSSPLPQKIIFRDESPNLLLDTFSYAASSSSTSPCSSLTSSKSENNIFDGTFATLSSIYDVVSLHDVHDASGSGLPFPGYAMNDLSRPQILNNLSSAELHLKPEKK
- the LOC131434534 gene encoding uncharacterized protein LOC131434534 isoform X3 translates to MESTNASNNSIRFKTPTKSTVSWKQCPLTSSSKKDPSILNNRPESPRSRENQNLFSRSGHCVRAVCTTSKKRVPFRRRRPVDCETPPTYGLTCGGGLKPSSVFTPLNKLRTLQLTNSGTDSDWRSFFRNSFEVNQSFPRLSNTRQRHKNAHFLLNTPIRTHRLSPAVTIEEKHQRSLEPTSMDRVRVDGANGLRFTAFRPKGCVSQGVSSPYNHSYVASTSESIGRLPKSGINPNKAVFTIDAKTSQILIVNRNACDLLGYNSKELCEMQFANLLPNKNKMHVSALAEGQLNSEDGTVIILSGKVVELCTKSGDHVAVSLWVRQIDNETRCLAVAEPVERRIAQLLVDKSGYVISGDYEALLLFQLDSLEKFSGMDVSLLIPAIQLPDADNSMIAKHIRKQKATGKTAEGVAFPLCLMISHHDSGTDTTDSGLSNPNHLFVITIWVFTNLSGLIVIDENSTIESCNHHFSMLMFGYPQNKIIGEHITKILPNFGQECDYLGFMNRSRNATLSSLDNDESETETDHVDFENKDEFINNAINSMKCASQDAGSPVMESRKVCLDFTTTSTSSCNNADANSVSLSSENDPRDNPKPKRANETNESSGLLSAIVVSSVPENLLYLESDNENDRNYANSMSCNSLKTAVQSTTAGVPTVPSIKENLMKAPGLEDCSSCVDCELLTPVNDTCKSLNLLSSSDKNISRKSSGSKENLYTTDDINAGLLKSSTGRDYMASLSAPATTPRYVKPYELSKSMVTSTPDQHKRHSVAGVISTGGGQRKSIYSDGKYRGEAIHYDSNVIDILYTISNHLLPCGRKVYCIWISRDPDSSYNNLEDEDKHQNLTLTFNSITSTIDNSLGQAIKNTATAQHTDRPNSASRMSQCDEDLTHGDFSKYYTLVKHIGKGAYGYVKLSYRNSDRLLVISKFILKDKLVPQFMITTEEKREIPMEVYLLMHVKHPNIVNMFDWFENDKFFQVVMEIHGSGMDLFEFIDRRPIITEKLACFIFRQIANAVAFLHSLNILHRDIKDENVIIDHNFHIKLIDFGSATFVQEGQLFSTFYGTTEYCSPEVLAGNRYSGPELEMWALGVTLYVLMFFENPFVDVEEILQSELIIPHEISDELEYVLLSLLDKNPKTRITIKDLQETEWITQEINPTQFNFAKIVPCEPYETNPEKYYVDPNICSSQTGLSTSPHSLSLVDDVDGEDDDEHAHMDDSFIDPDEMLDDDICPLSHDDEMPPERSSDNSCRDILSTGLTSLSLKEADGTCVSLVDNQSSTHPAEALDSCDTENDILLVVLDDDDDDDDDGDGTGMDGRASTESGGKVASVRVEASPYCSPSKSDRCQRQRRQHVWKTAELPPIAATDTSRGQLEPEVTGECDYANESFDEEIDESDEESPSGSTVGEQSNVS